The genomic stretch AACCCATATCAGGTTGTATCAGCTGATACAGTCCGATacctttttatttaaattaatagGTATTGTATTCGTCAAGTACctttaaataaattgaaaaaaaaaaatacttggaTTACCCTTTGACTCACCTATAACGACTAGTATTTAGATTAATCGATTAGACAGGTGAATCAGATAAATAAGCCAATTGGATCAACGAACATGATCCTCTTATATCCCTTCCCATATTAAAGGCATCAAATATTCATACCATTATTAGCAAATCTAATGCAGGACCGGTCCAAAAATTGGTCTTATTTTAATATCCATTGGGTATGAGCTTTCAATTCTTTGGGTCTTATTTGAAATGGGGTCAATTATCAGACCCACAAAGTGAAGGGTCTAAAAGGTGTACAAATATAGATATGTTAATTAGTAGTGGGACACATTATATATTAGCTTAGGATTTATCTAATAGTAGTCATTATAGGGATCATGTAGGGCCCATCCCTTAGCTGTTAGTATAGTGTTAAGTAGAAGAGCCCTATTAGATGATATAGTTTCTGTTTTGGTGGTTTAGTAGTTTAGCAAATTAAGAATCCTAATAGTATTTTTAAGTAAGCTACTCAATTTaggaaactatatatatatatatatatcaggaatttttatttttttttgggggtgggggtggggaggggatcTTTAAATACAGGTAATCACCTCTCTATAGCACTTCCATAGACCAGCCCAAACCAAGAACTGGGCCAAATCAGatttgggtctagtaggatatTTAGGTGTTATATATTGGATtgacatattttattttatttacttatatTTTAGTAGGAGTTAAGTCCAAATCACTTTCTATTTCTGATTACTTGCTATAATAAGAGTTTGTTTCTATTATATGTGTAAGCAACCATTATACAAACGCAgcattgaagaatgaattgagttgTTTTTGGTAAAAGTCTGCGTGGCCTGTGCTTGTGCAAcctcccctctctcctcccttctcttccctctctccccTTTCTTCCATGCGAATTTGAATAGTCCTTCTCAGGTAAGCATTTAGCTTCCTTTTCTCATGTGCAATTTTTCATTCCGAAAGTCCCTTCCTTTTCATTTGCTTCATTCCTCGGGAGGCATTGAGGAAGTTTCTATTGTCACATATAGAAACTGGAACGCTAAAATAATATTCCAAGGTAACTTAAGGAACCATAAACCAACATGCCtacacttttatttatttattttggaaggGAAAATATCACCTAGAGataatttacatatcaaatCTATAACCAGcagcattttcttttttctcaatttttgttCCCCTACCCACCCCCTTTGTGGGTTTCTTCTAAATGTGGCATGAAATAACACAAGTCAACTCAACCATGAAATATGAATAACTTCAATTACtctcctttgtttcttcttccctttctaatTCCATGCACAAGAGTAACCCAATGTATTTAAGATATGCAGTATTATAAGTAGCAGAATTGATGCGATAAATCAGGGGGGGAAAAGGCttttttagtggaaataagccttgggttgagctacatataagttgggcctttggtcaatgagttttctttgtaataggctACGGGGGCCTAAAATATTAGTAGGAGGTAAGAAATACGgtatttaatttattagttagTCTAGGTAGGAAATACAGGATTTAAAATATGTGGGAATTTAGAATTCTCTACAATGCTGATTCAATAGACCCTTGCTATGGTGATTCTGATCCAGGCTTTGGTGGTGATTCCTAGGTCATATCCTCCTCttatcttctctattttctattttctcattCAATTCACAAGTCGGTATTTCTTGTGCACTCCTACTCTGGTTTCTAATCTTGAATTTTAGTTTCTGATCACTATTCGTTATTTTTTGGTACACTACCGTTTCACTTAAAAGCTCAAACTGTTAAGCACAGGCAGTCAATGCATACATCACACTCCCATCCACGTGTAGGCCAAGATCCCACTGTCCTTGTACATGGAGCTCACACAAGTCCTCCTTGTGGCACTAAGGGAGAAGAAATGTCAAGAAAACTCTTCCAATGCACTTCCCAGAAGTTGAACACTTAACCTCCCTGCTTTGATAACATGTTCGctaccgtttcacctaaaagttCAAACTGTTAGTGAAGGGCAGCATCAATGTATTcatcaacattttttttggttgttagTTGTTTAATACTGCAGTTTGTTTATATTCTGGATCATATCAATAGATCAGTACAATAATGTTATCAGATTCAGTtgggatttgagaagaagaggtTGAGAGAATAGATTGTCTTGTCTAGAATTACAGAGCCGTACTTTATTTATAGAGATGATTCCCAATTACAGATATGGTATTATAGGTAAGATTTGAGTCAGCGCTCTTACCCTATCATACAATGAACCTAAACGGTCTAGTAGTCTAATCTAtccttaacactccccctcaagttgatgCATAGATATCCCCTCATGTCcaattataaaattaaaaattacaataaCTCAAATTGACCCAACGTCTACTGCATCACCTTCTCTGTTTATCTTCAAATTTCACTTCAGTCACTGAATTCTAGTCCCCAGCGGTTACAAGCGTTAAACTCTATCTATTCAGACTGCAACCTTCTCAATTTAACACGCTGCTCTGTTCAGAGTGCAACCTATTGCAGGCCTGTCACACCAGCATATATTGTGCTATTTTTCCATGAGATTTCAACCATAGTTGGGACCCTGATGGAGTTTCAACTTCAGCCAATGTCTGGTTTAAGAGTTACAGATTTTCTTCTATATGAGCCCTAGACTGTTCTAGTTCCTTTCTACTTCGAGTTCTGTTTTATAGTGGAGAGGAAGATTGTTCTTCTTATTCTTAAACTACGGATCTTCTGATATTACCTAAAAGGGTCTCCTTCCTACCAGCATATATTGGGTATCTTTCCATGAGGTTTCAACCATAGTTGGGACCCCGACTGGAGTCTCAGCTTCAGCCAACGTCTGGTTTAAGAgttaaatattttcttctatACAAGCCCTAGACTGTTCTAGTTCCTTTGTACTTTGAGTTCTGTTTTATAGTGGAGAGGAAGATTGTTCTTCTTATTCTTAAACTACGAGATCTTCTGATATTACCTAAAAGGGTCTCCTTCCTAAACTCTAATATAATGTCATCATCCTTAGGTTTAATATTTCAGAAACGCACCTTCTTACAGAAAGTGTTCCTAGTTTTATATTCCAGTTTAGTCCAGTCCtcgaattttattttctgtttggtCTCTATCCCCGTTTACCATACCAAAAGGGGTTCAGAACTGTTACGAAAATTTACGAAGTTGCTCCTTCATAGTAATTGAGTTCTCTATTATGTTATAGGGGACCATACCGACCCGAATTTAGAGTCTGGAACCTGGGATTGCATAAATTCTGAATCTCCTCATCAATATTGTTGTGTTTTAGATATTTTCTCACTCTTTCAGGTTGAGACATCTGGATTAGTTCAACAAATTTGGAAAATCTAGGTTCAGCTGCTGCTGGTGCTGGGTAAAGTAGGAAGGTGAGTTCTCTTAGTATCTCAGTATAGATATACAAAAACACTATTGATTACAACTTACAAGCATGAAATACGCCAATTAACAAAATGTTCATCACCTCGCAGGTTCCATCAAGAAGCAGTTATATGAAATTGGTTGTTAAATACAGCTAAGAAATGAAGATACATCTGCTGAATAAAGTAGGATGGTGGGTTCTCTTGGTACATCACTATgtaaatacaaaaacaaaatcacCATTGAATACAAGCACAAAGGGCCGAGTTCACAATATGTTCCCCAGCTTGAGGCTCCCTATCAAGGCGTAGTCATATAAAATTGGTGGTAACGATTTGAAATTAAAGCGAATAAACAAAATGACATACTTGCACAGGAAAACAGTTTGTAATCCATCATTTTCCCCATGAAGTAAATGGcttcttctttcactttcttccttaaACTTGTTTGGAGGAAGAACTTGACATGGCCCCTGAATTAAGCCAGCCATTACAGTGCTATCATGATTAGATTCATATACCTGCAACAGTGTAGCCAATATTTGTATGAAATCCAATATTCAAACCACAATTTTGTGCCTAAATAAATGGGcagacacaaaaaaaaaaaaaaaaaaaaaaaaaaaaatgtaataaaggaagaaagaaaacgTCAATGTTTTCAAATAAATTGTGGGACACAACATTTATAATGAATAGAGAGAATGCAGAACTTGAAATAATACAATGGATATGAACTGAGAACTTCCAAAGAAAATTCAAGAAACAAATTCTCTACCTCATTATTTTCAGGAGTACATGGCCGGCCAACCACCTTAGGCAAGTCACTAGGCAAGTAACACCTATTCACAATAGCCCACTTTGACCGTGTTTTGTTATCCTCCCACAAGGCCtgcaatagatttttttttcacacaACATCCCAAGAGAATCAATAGAAAGAATTGAAATAGCACATTGTTCATGACAATGTCATCACTGATAAAACTAAAGGGATGATTCAACACAACACACTTTCAGCattaatgaaaaacaaaaagaacagcAGTTTGAACTATCTCAGCAGGTTAAATTAGACTTTACATTATATGTCCACAGAGTCTAAAATCATAAGAATCAAGAAATGCTTGATCATGGCTAACCTGAATCTTCGAAGGTCTCAGATTATCATTGCTAGAACAAAAAAGAGCATGATCTTGCAGCTTGTATACTGCTCCATTAACACGACAAGACTGATAAAATGACTTCTCATCTACTATGCGAACTATATCACCAACCCAATCCACATCACGCAAATCATCTAATGAAGACCTATTGCAATCTCTAGCTACATTCCCAGAATCTGAAGCCTTAGTTGAACCTGCCTGAGGAAGATCTTGGTTCTCTTGCCGGATCTCACAGCTTGACTTACATTCAGAAGTCTCTCTTAAATCAGATTTCCCAAGCTCCTTAGGGGTGGAACTATTAACAATATCTTGATTTCCAGAAGCTTCATGGTATAATGGCCCTTTCTTGTCATAATCTAATGAGTTACATGAGGCTTGATAATGGTGTCCTCGCTCAAACTTCGGCAGCGATGTAAAATCAGAATTGGATCCCACTGTTCCACAACTTTGAATGGGTGGATCAGAATTCCCTGCACTTTCCCTAGACTTTTCTGGGCCTACTCTGCTTATGGTGAAATCAGATCCCTGTGCTTCTATTACACTTGTGATCTTTAGTCCATGGGATGACTCAATATGGTTACTTCCTGTACCACCAACAACAGCAGGATTCAGTATACCAGGGTTTCCATTAGCAATGGCTTTCTGATGATTGATCTTTTGATCTGAATTTTCAACTTTCTTCACTGCAGAAATTAGACCTCCATTGGTGTTTAAAGACACCTTAGGTGCAGTGTTATTTCTCGTCACACGACCGTATTTAGGGGGCAATGGCTTCCCATTGCTTGATATTATGCACTTAGGGCAGTGCCACTCCCCTTTAGGAATGCCTTTTTGATTGTATGATTGAAGACATTTTAAGTGAACTCCTTTCTCGCAAGCATCACAAACAAGTAAACTTTCTACATCACTGATGGTAGCCTTACATATTTGACAAGTTAAGGCCTTATTCATGTACTCAACTGAAGGGGGAATCCAATTAGGATGCTCAGGAAGCCTTGGATGCAAAAATTTCTGAACATTCCTTGCAATGTCATTGTGGTTATTGAAAGGTGAGGGGTTTTGAATAAAGTTGATGCCATGTGAAGGTTGCTGTACACTTGGCAGGCTACCGGATACAGTttgaattacagacgatttagAGCTCTGATCTTTTGCTGCTTGAAAGGCTACTTGAGGATTACTTAAGTTAGAAGAACCCTCAGTCTTAGTTGGTGTAAGATCTGACACCTTGTTTGTTTGACCAAGTCTGGGAGCTTTCTCCAACTGGTGATCACTAGAAGTATTTTCTGCACATATACAATAAGCATAATCAACTAAAataccaaaagaagaagatgcacCATTGGAGAAGGTGATAACATAATAGAAAAACTTTATTGGCAACAAAAATCCATGTGAGTTGTCAATGCAAGACtcataagaaacaaaaacataacAAAGAACAGTAAAAGTTAACCCACCACTCCCAGTTTGCTTTGAAAAAGCAACATGTTCCACATTACAGTAAAATAATAACATTCCAAAGGTAAATAAGATAACTACCAAAATTGATCGATAATTTTAGACTAAATAGAGGCATAAATGGAAACAACCACAGGGAACAGACAATGCCCAATATTGCATCAAACCTTCTAGAGAAAGAGGGAACTTTTGAAATTTCTGACCATTCATCAAAATATTGGATCAGTAAACAAATCCAAAtgcattctaaaaataaaaaccaatcaAAAAGCACATCATTAAATTGTGACCAAAACAGATTTAAGAAGATCCAAACAACCACAGGAACAAGCTACTTTTAAGGCATTGACACTAATATTTCTTAAACATCTTGAATAAAAAAGGGCAGAGtagatgaggaagaaaaagaaaaagtagctGTGGAGAAGGGTAGAATCATCTGAAGCTGATCATaagattaaaaataataataatgaaaataataacaacaacaacaacaacagacaCTAAAGGTAAAGGTAATatgatttaattgataaaaaaCAAATGATACCAGCAATTCACCAGTCTCTGCAATTGAAACAAAGTGCGGAAAACAGACTGTACCTCGAACTTGGGATCCAAAAGCTGGCCCATTTAATCTTCCATCCAATCTGAAATGTGCTGCTTCTGTTCGAGGCATtgttaaagaagaagaatcctTTTCTACTGAGCTGCTAGGCAGTCCTCTGGGCACCACAGCTGGCTTTACTTCACTAACAGCCAACTGATTCATCGAGGATGTTGAAGACAATGCAGAAACATGAACCATGGGTGGAGCAGATTGAAATACTCCAACAGACACTGGTGTAGGACATGGTTTTTCTGGTGGAAACATATGTGCAGCTGGTAACAGTGGAGCACGACTTTCAACTGTTGCACCAAAGCCTACTTGTGACAACTGAGATGAATATGTTCTAGATTGTCCAGAAAAACCCTTGGATTCTTCCATCTGGAAAATAAATCAAGAGGAAATATCATAAGAAATAATGGCATGATAAATTGAAATGCCaccaaaaaaaatccagttttaaGGGTACATGAGTAAAGGTAAAAATACAACTTGATTCACTCATGATGATATTTTCTTTGTTGATGGCTACATCATTGTCATCAATTAGTACGTCTCCTCTAACTGTTGATGCTAAGATTAAGATAGCTCACGTCACTCCGCCAAATAGAAACCGCTTGAATCCTCCACTTCATCTTCCACACATCTCTAACAGACTATCAGAGCTTCAAACACCAATCAAAGAAACCATTATGTCCGACTGAAGGAGAAGGCCCTCTCTGTCTGACTGAACACATGGACCTGAGTCAGTAAGTCTGATGACATCTCCAGTTCGATAACCCTGATTATGGGttgctatgggcccacccagATGACTAACAACTCAAATAACAATGGTAGTGGCAACTTCATACTTAAATGATAGTTCAAGACTCATTTGTGTAAGGCTAAAAGAAACTGGGACTAATTGGTAGTAAGGCTAAAAGAAACTGGGACTAATTGGTAATCATGTTGAAAAAGATGGGTTTTCTGGAACTTAAATAGaaagggagaaaaggaaagaaataaacttaATGGGGCAAGGGCTTTTGTGGGATTTCAGAAACAACAGTCCTTACAACAATAAAACTTACActttcccaactaaatagggtccCGCTAACATAGATccactattaaaaaaaataaataccacAGGAACATCCCACCTACAATCAGTCGgaaacatggatctttgccctccaaatagTTGTGTTTTAGGTCAAACTAGAGTCAAGACCTAGCATTTGCATGTCTTTTCTTACAACATCCTctgtggtcattttaggcctaacCCTACCTCTTTTTGCTCCGTTCATCTGGATCTGGTCATTCATCCTCACTGGAGCATCGCTAGGTCTCTACTGGACATATACATACCACCTTAAACGACATTATCGGAGCTTGACTTGAATCAGGGCTGATcctatctctcctagtttttccacacatccatctcaacatcctcatctctgctacgcTCAGCTTATCAATGTTACGCTCAGCTTATCAATGTtgcgcttcttgactgcccaacatttcgccccatacatcatagccggcaTTGCCACAGTCTTACAGAAATTTATTTTAAGCTtaaggaatacgtcgatcaaCAACACCCCTGAAACTTTCCATCCCCCTTTATGGTTACGCTTACTAATTGTTATTTCATGTTCTACTTAGAAAATGGTATACTAGAGGTATTAGAAATAAACCAAAAGTTCCCACAACACCAGGTTTTAAATCAAATTATATATCCAGAATTTTAAGGCACTCTTCAATATATATCTACTATCTATATAGAACTATTAGCCATCACCCAGTATATTAGAGATAACAGAAATTTGGGCATAAAGGCGATAAATCtacaaaaggaaacaaaaatgagAATTTTCTAACAACTGAGCTAACTGAATTTGGGAAAAATATCGGAAGCTCAAATCCCACCTTTCTCTTTGTGAGAAGCAACCTGTCCGTAATAGACATCTTCGGAGGACGAAACCCTAACCTCTGATCCTTCAACCTATTGTTAAGCCCAATATCCTCAATAACAGCCTTAACAGCAGTACTAGAAAGGATATCCTTCGGAGCCAGCGCTTCACACGCTTCCGCCAATTTCTGCCGAGCTTCCGCCATGAGCCTTCCCTCCACATCGGTAGGATTCCTCCCTCCACGCATCTTTCCCATCGCCGACAAAACCAGAACAATCTCCGCGACCTTCTTCATATCCATATTCAAATCTCCTTTAGCCTTCTTATGCAACCGCCCACCGTTATCAACATCATCTTCGTTCTCCAAGGGTCTCTTATCACCAACAGAAGGCAACGATTTCTCTGAATTAACCCTTGTCGGAACCACGGCCTCCAAACCTGCCGGATCCATCTCTAAAGATTCTTCAGCCCTCATTCACCGAACGAACGAACTCCACTGCTTCACAAGAAGAGCAATCACATCCGTACGCGTCTTAGGAGAAAAATCACAAACTCCGAAGCCAGAGAATCGCAGAGTCCCGTCGTTCTCTGTCAAATTAGACCCGAAAATAGCCTGAATCGAAGTACAAACCTGCACAGGAGAGAGATCCGAAGCCATTGATGAGCGAGGAGAGAAGCAGAAACCctaagaggagaaggagaagagggtaAGAGGAATGAAACAAGTACGAGGGaaagttttgaaaatttaaaaagatATTGATCCGTTTATAAACCTGTTTGGCGGGTATTTGAAGAGACAACGCTGTGGCGATAGATAGACTACTGAGACGAGGTGagcagagagaaagaaagaggttTAGATTATAAATCGTTCGCTCGCGCATAAGGCCGGGTTTTtaacgggaggagagagacgaGTCGAGGAAAATATATTAGCACCATAGTAGAATGCTCCTGTACCCGTGCAAATAAACACTTTAAATAGaggcttttgttttttgtttcccCTTCCCCTCTAGTCTCTACCTCTGTCCCTCCATTCCTCTCTCTATTGTATTTATTGGTGTCAATCCGTCGGGTCGGGTTGGGTCGGTCTGGCAGTTATTATTAATTCAAGACTTTTTCATTGTATTGTTTATTTAGGTAATCGGATCTTGTAGGTCAAGGTATGGACATGTTTTTATTCATTCGATTATCGATTATTATTGCTTTCTGACTAATTAAATTATAATAATTCGTTAGAAAAAATCATAAACGGGTTGTAAGCGATCCATCTGCAGGTTTCCCAGATGGTTATGGTGAATTGGGGATTATGTGGATAAATACATAGTCTCATATTCGATTCGTTATATGTGCATTtgcaatttaagtggagaccgtgatGGTGGATTACTATGCTAGTCTCCTCGAGTATTAATCAAGGTGCACGTAAACTGGTTggacaccttgattaacaaacaaaaaaaaactaaattagcTGGATAGCTGGATTTTCCATACTGTAGTGTCCAACATTGTAACTGAGCTGAAATTTGTCGTGTAAATCAATAACTGTTGAGGTTCGCTTAGTCATAAAACTTCAATCCCACATGATATGCCAAGTGCAGATCtatgtttaattaaaaaaaaaaaaaaaaaaaaaaaaaaaaaaaaaagaggtagatCTAGGTGCCCACCCACCATTTTTGCCCAAGGTTTGTTGTCCACCAAAACAATTCCctattattactattactacggcccgtttgataacatttcaataAACGTGTTTCTACCGTTTATGTGTCCAAAAACGGCAGGAACagaataaaaaacatttgataaaactatttcgtttcacttgttttcataaattgaaattgaaatttctacctatttatggttcaataaACGACCCAGGtgcaacaagtaaaacttgtttcgtcttTTTTGGAAACGACTCATGGCCATTATTTCTgtacttccagaaacatgacttatcaaacacattcaattatgtttttatttctgccgtttcttgaaacataaacggaataaacgttatcaaacatgCCCTAAATTTCAATAAAGGGAAAATGTCCTATTGGCGGTATAGTCTACATAAGCTTCACTTGATGGGCCATGTAATTATGCTTCATAGATTGGGTCATATcaagttgaatgagaaccattcaattttcactgaaagcagtgaataGCACTAAATAcctccgtgtgagtggcccaatgtGTGTCTAGTAGGAGTCAAACTTACGACGTCCAAGTTTACAGCCTGTACCAAATTCGTTGCTCACATTGCACAACCCCCTTGGGTTCATCTAACATTCCATTAGCACATAAGCTTCATCTAATTGGATAAGCTTATTTTGATAGGCCAACCAATAAGCATTTACCATAATATTAATCACGATGAAGAGTGAAGATATCTCTTCTTACATTGGAGGGTACAAGAACCACCGGTGAAAACAcctaaagagaaacaaaataaaattaagtagTAGATTTTCTTAGACAACCCACCCAGGAGGATTTTCCTTAGATGACTTCCATATTTGCCACATGAAAAGTTTGATGGGATCAACATATTAAAACAAGTAAAGCCCTACTTCCCATGCTTAAATTCGATTTGCATCTAAAAGGGAGTTTGCGAAGTGGCAAGTAAGTTGCAAATGGATTGCTAAATTTGCAAAGAAAAACCCAATACACGGGAGGgctatatgattgaattttagtataaaatttgacatgtataTAATGGGTTGTCGTTATATACTATGCATAGCTTGTtgcaaaaataaaagtttttaaatatttataaaaaaaaaagaacgacaAGCGGCTTATCTATACTTGTACTTAGGTTTGCTTTCATCAACATACTAATGCGGTTGCTGGTTTTGTTATGGTGGTACTCTTTAATTCCTATCCCCCAACATAATGTGGTATAtgcagagtttttttttttttttttttttttttttttttttttttttttttttgtggtaatgTATATGCAGAGTATTTTGGTAAATAACATGCTAAGTTCTttataaaaaaatctttgtaataGATTCTCTTATTTATAC from Macadamia integrifolia cultivar HAES 741 chromosome 14, SCU_Mint_v3, whole genome shotgun sequence encodes the following:
- the LOC122062027 gene encoding uncharacterized protein LOC122062027, producing MRAEESLEMDPAGLEAVVPTRVNSEKSLPSVGDKRPLENEDDVDNGGRLHKKAKGDLNMDMKKVAEIVLVLSAMGKMRGGRNPTDVEGRLMAEARQKLAEACEALAPKDILSSTAVKAVIEDIGLNNRLKDQRLGFRPPKMSITDRLLLTKRKMEESKGFSGQSRTYSSQLSQVGFGATVESRAPLLPAAHMFPPEKPCPTPVSVGVFQSAPPMVHVSALSSTSSMNQLAVSEVKPAVVPRGLPSSSVEKDSSSLTMPRTEAAHFRLDGRLNGPAFGSQVRENTSSDHQLEKAPRLGQTNKVSDLTPTKTEGSSNLSNPQVAFQAAKDQSSKSSVIQTVSGSLPSVQQPSHGINFIQNPSPFNNHNDIARNVQKFLHPRLPEHPNWIPPSVEYMNKALTCQICKATISDVESLLVCDACEKGVHLKCLQSYNQKGIPKGEWHCPKCIISSNGKPLPPKYGRVTRNNTAPKVSLNTNGGLISAVKKVENSDQKINHQKAIANGNPGILNPAVVGGTGSNHIESSHGLKITSVIEAQGSDFTISRVGPEKSRESAGNSDPPIQSCGTVGSNSDFTSLPKFERGHHYQASCNSLDYDKKGPLYHEASGNQDIVNSSTPKELGKSDLRETSECKSSCEIRQENQDLPQAGSTKASDSGNVARDCNRSSLDDLRDVDWVGDIVRIVDEKSFYQSCRVNGAVYKLQDHALFCSSNDNLRPSKIQALWEDNKTRSKWAIVNRCYLPSDLPKVVGRPCTPENNEVYESNHDSTVMAGLIQGPCQVLPPNKFKEESERRSHLLHGENDGLQTVFLCKWFYDESKGLFRTVTD